One Vicia villosa cultivar HV-30 ecotype Madison, WI unplaced genomic scaffold, Vvil1.0 scaffold7, whole genome shotgun sequence genomic window carries:
- the LOC131643089 gene encoding amino acid transporter AVT1I-like, with amino-acid sequence METESRLQVSSISSQHKEGTSFIKTCFNGLNAIAGIGILSMPYAISQGGWISFMLLIIFAMICWYTAILLGRCMNQQPLIKSYTDIAMAAFGYKGRALIATFFYLELFLILVELLILEGDNLDKLFPNMSFTMVELKIGSKSGFVLITALIVLPTTWLRSLGALAYISFGGIVTSLVLIGCIVWVGEVDGVGFHERGKLVNLGGLSTSMSLFAFCYCAHALMPTICNSMKDRNQFSKVLLVCFVASTAIYGTIAILGYMMFGDNLKSQVTLNLPTNKISTKIAIYTTVINPFTKYAIIITPIMNAIEEKWHLCKRRPISILIRTTIVVSSVLVALFVPFFGYIMAFIGAFLSVAISLLFPCLCYLKMHKAARRLGLELIIIIAIIVIGTFIGIQGTYISVVQIVNNVKT; translated from the exons ATGGAGACAGAAAGCCGGCTCCAAGTTTCATCAATTTCAAGTCAGCACAAAGAAGGAACATCTTTTATCAAAACTTGTTTCAATGGACTCAACGCCATAGCAG GAATTGGAATCCTCTCAATGCCATATGCAATTTCTCAAGGAGGATGGATAAGTTTCATGCTTCTGATTATTTTTGCCATGATATGTTGGTACACAGCTATACTTCTAGGAAGGTGCATGAATCAACAACCACTAATCAAATCCTATACTGACATAGCCATGGCTGCTTTTGGctacaaaggaagagctttgataGCAACTTTCTTCTATCTAGAGCTTTTTTTAATTCTTGTGGAGCTTCTTATATTAGAAGGTGACAATTTGGACAAGCTGTTTCCAAATATGAGCTTCACAATGGTTGAACTTAAAATTGGAAGTAAAAGTGGCTTTGTATTAATCACTGCTTTGATAGTATTGCCAACAACTTGGCTGAGAAGCTTGGGAGCTTTGGCCTATATATCTTTTGGTGGGATAGTAACTTCTTtggttttgattggttgtattGTGTGGGTGGGTGAAGTGGATGGTGTTGGGTTTCATGAAAGAGGAAAGTTAGTGAATTTGGGAGGTTTGTCTACTTCTATGAGCCTTTTTGCTTTCTGTTACTGTGCTCATGCATTGATGCCAACAATATGCAATTCTATGAAGGATAGAAATCAGTTTTCTAAG GTTTTGCTGGTTTGCTTTGTTGCAAGCACGGCTATTTATGGAACCATAGCAATACTAGGCTACATGATGTTTGGAGATAATTTGAAATCTCAAGTCACATTAAATCTACCAACAAATAAAATAAGTACAAAAATAGCAATATATACCACAGTAATTAATCCTTTCACAAAGTATGCTATTATAATCACTCCAATAATGAATGCCATTGAGGAAAAATGGCATCTGTGCAAGAGAAGACCTATCAGCATTCTCATTAGAACCACCATTGTGGTCAGCAGTGTACTAGTGGCACTATTTGTTCCATTTTTTGGATACATTATGGCATTTATTGGTGCTTTCTTGAGTGTGGCCATCTCATTATTGTTTCCTTGTCTCTGCTACTTGAAGATGCACAAAGCTGCAAGGAGATTGGGGTTAGAGTTGATTATAATTATAGCAATTATAGTCATTGGTACATTTATTGGAATACAAGGTACCTATATTTCAGTTGTGCAAATAGTAAATAATGTAAAAACATGA
- the LOC131643109 gene encoding pentatricopeptide repeat-containing protein At2g21090, with amino-acid sequence MPMPSSFPTRNFKRFKPTDLCLVKPILSPQTNLSEAVSSLDLLHPRGIRLPSNVLVTLLRRCSDTKSYREGKLVHLHLKLTGFKRPTTLIGNHLIHMYFCCGDYVHARKVFDKMEVRNLYSWNNMLSGYVKLGMMKQARSVFYQMPDKDYVSWNTMVVGYAHCGRFSEALRFYGELRRLGIGYNEFTFASVLIVCVKLKEFDLCRQIHGQVLVVGFLFNVVVSSSIVDAYAKCGEMEDARRLFDDMSVRDIPAWTTLVSGYALCGDMESAAEIFSLMPKKNSYSWTSLIGGYARNGMGHKALGVFRNMIKHQIRPDEFTFSNCLFACATIASPKYGKQIHAFLVRSNVTPNPVVVSAIVDMYAKCGSMETAWRVFNFSGNLQDVVLWNTMISALTYYGYGKEAVTIFNDMLKSGVKPNRTTFVAILNACSHSGLVHEGLQFFKSMNIEHGVVPDLEHYAHLIDLFGRSGCFNESMKDLFMMDCKPGDPVWYSLLGVCRLNGSLRLGREVTEFLIKWQPQSSVAYVVLSSIYAALLKWGLVEEVRHIMDERRTRKDLSISWVEIENEVHAFPGSDGLHPLKKTLYSALGHLNNQIEDNALHLTER; translated from the coding sequence ATGCCAATGCCATCATCATTCCCAACTCGCAACTTCAAGCGCTTCAAACCCACCGATCTGTGCCTCGTCAAACCCATCCTCTCTCCCCAAACCAATCTCTCCGAAGCCGTTTCTTCTCTTGACCTTTTGCACCCCAGAGGCATTCGCTTACCCTCCAACGTTCTCGTCACTCTCTTGCGCCGTTGCTCCGACACCAAGTCTTACCGAGAGGGTAAGCTTGTTCACCTTCACTTGAAGCTTACGGGTTTCAAACGCCCCACCACTCTTATTGGTAATCATTTGATTCATATGTACTTCTGTTGCGGGGATTATGTTCATGCACGTAAGGTGTTTGATAAAATGGAGGTTAGAAATTTGTATTCTTGGAATAATATGCTTTCTGGGTATGTTAAATTGGGGATGATGAAACAAGCTAGGAGTGTGTTTTATCAAATGCCGGACAAGGATTATGTATCGTGGAACACTATGGTGGTTGGTTATGCACACTGTGGGAGATTTAGTGAGGCTTTGAGGTTTTATGGAGAGTTGAGGAGATTGGGTATTGGTTATAACGAGTTTACGTTTGCCAGTGTATTGATTGTTTGCGTGAAATTGAAAGAATTTGATCTTTGTAGGCAGATTCATGGGCAGGTTTTAGTTGTTGGGTTTTTATTCAATGTGGTTGTTTCCAGCTCAATTGTAGATGCTTATGCAAAATGTGGTGAAATGGAAGATGCAAGGAGATTGTTTGATGATATGTCCGTGAGGGATATTCCTGCTTGGACGACGTTAGTCTCAGGGTATGCTTTATGCGGGGACATGGAATCAGCTGCTGAAATATTCAGTCTGATGCCCAAGAAAAATTCATATTCGTGGACTTCTTTGATTGGCGGTTATGCTAGAAATGGTATGGGTCATAAAGCTCTTGGAGTGTTTAGAAATATGATCAAGCATCAAATTAGGCCTGATGAATTTACTTTCAGTAATTGCCTGTTTGCCTGTGCTACTATTGCTTCACCGAAGTATGGTAAACAAATACATGCATTTTTGGTGCGTAGTAACGTCACACCTAATCCTGTTGTTGTAAGTGCTATTGTTGACATGTATGCAAAATGTGGAAGCATGGAGACCGCCTGGCGAGTCTTTAATTTTAGCGGAAATTTGCAAGATGTAGTATTGTGGAACACCATGATATCAGCACTAACTTACTATGGCTATGGTAAAGAAGCAGTTACGATTTTCAATGATATGCTGAAATCAGGTGTGAAGCCAAATAGGACCACCTTTGTTGCCATTCTAAATGCTTGTAGTCACTCTGGCCTTGTTCACGAAGGGCTTCAGTTTTTCAAGTCCATGAATATCGAGCATGGTGTTGTCCCTGACCTAGAACACTATGCACATCTAATTGATCTTTTTGGTCGATCTGGATGTTTTAACGAGTCGATGAAGGATCTATTCATGATGGATTGTAAACCAGGGGACCCTGTTTGGTATTCTTTGCTTGGTGTATGTAGATTGAATGGAAGTCTACGACTCGGCAGAGAAGTAACTGAATTCCTTATTAAATGGCAGCCTCAATCTTCAGTCGCTTATGTAGTACTTTCTAGTATATATGCTGCACTTCTGAAATGGGGATTGGTTGAAGAAGTAAGACATATTATGGATGAGAGACGGACGAGGAAAGATCTGTCCATTAGTTGGGTTGAAATTGAAAATGAGGTCCATGCTTTCCCTGGATCAGATGGATTGCACCCTTTGAAGAAAACATTATACTCGGCTTTAGGGCACTTAAATAACCAGATAGAAGACAATGCCCTACACCTAACTGAAAGATAG